In a genomic window of Wyeomyia smithii strain HCP4-BCI-WySm-NY-G18 chromosome 1, ASM2978416v1, whole genome shotgun sequence:
- the LOC129716591 gene encoding BTB/POZ domain-containing protein 3-like, whose amino-acid sequence MAKEVTEFKYPLSLADREEQLFDNEYFSDVIFLVGENGERVYGHRIILTLASEVFYVQFNGQFEEARQSDQPITVTDIEPPIFRDVLRYMYCQKIDLSNENVIEVYYASQKYLLTGLNELCEKYFASNVDEKNVLKLFEENRKHEFAVVNKHCLAVIRDNPLACFQHNDFLALEKKSLEMITSSARINCCQEQLHKAIKNWAKDDESRSEDADQLTQIISDVQHRKHDCLKFFNFNQFKFVENIFTHVRIKNVYGDKPVGLYGLGIFVKSKSQPSNDAKISLKVHVEYFNASGQIRQYSVEKIVPLTMAMLTEKVFFEKFIIDAEYYCEIQVSFVKLSALPPMFCLNAFGSIDSTLQLEDFLTRSGSTITNCIAYLLYKNKVATSSS is encoded by the coding sequence ATGGCGAAGGAGGTAACAGAATTTAAATATCCGCTATCCCTGGCAGACCGAGAAGAGCAGTTGTTCGATAACGAGTACTTCTCGGACGTAATTTTCTTGGTAGGTGAAAATGGTGAACGCGTTTACGGTCACAGGATTATTCTAACGCTCGCAAGCGAAGTATTTTACGTGCAGTTCAATGGACAGTTTGAAGAAGCTCGACAGAGCGATCAACCGATCACTGTGACGGACATAGAACCGCCAATTTTTCGGGACGTTCTGCGCTACATGTACTGTCAGAAGATTGATCTCTCCAATGAGAACGTCATTGAAGTTTATTATGCTTCGCAAAAGTATCTTCTGACTGGACTTAATGAATtgtgtgaaaaatatttcgcatcCAATGTCGATGAGAAAAATGTCCTTAAGTTGTTTGAGGAAAATAGAAAGCATGAGTTTGCGGTCGTGAACAAGCATTGCTTAGCTGTGATTCGCGACAACCCGTTAGCCTGTTTCCAGCATAACGATTTCCTGGCCCTAGAGAAGAAATCTCTCGAAATGATAACAAGCAGTGCGAGAATTAACTGCTGCCAGGAACAATTGCACAAAGCAATCAAGAATTGGGCCAAAGACGATGAGTCGCGATCAGAGGACGCTGACCAATTAACACAAATCATTTCCGATGTACAGCACCGGAAGCACGATTGCTTGAAATTCTTTAATTTTAATCAATTCAAGTTCGTTGAAAATATCTTTACACACGTGCGAATCAAGAACGTCTACGGCGACAAACCGGTTGGTTTATATGGATTGGGCATCTTTGTAAAGTCCAAGTCACAGCCGAGCAATGATGCAAAAATTAGCTTGAAGGTGCATGTCGAATATTTCAACGCATCAGGCCAGATTAGACAATACTCAGTCGAAAAAATTGTTCCTTTGACGATGGCAATGCTCaccgaaaaagtttttttcgagAAATTCATCATCGATGCTGAATATTACTGCGAGATACAGGTGAGCTTCGTAAAGCTCTCTGCATTGCCTCCTATGTTCTGCCTAAATGCATTTGGATCCATTGACAGCACACTGCAATTAGAAGACTTTTTAACACGTAGCGGTAGCACGATAACCAATTGCATAGCTTATTTGCTGTACAAGAATAAGGTTGCGACCAGCTCGAGCTAA